Proteins encoded by one window of Amaranthus tricolor cultivar Red isolate AtriRed21 chromosome 4, ASM2621246v1, whole genome shotgun sequence:
- the LOC130811332 gene encoding uncharacterized protein LOC130811332, protein MTNQITNRLSLFIFLTILVTHYSIIPFPRFANAGKIHITDDLDDIIDDEEDDDWKNWGKKKPNPSHEFDLNPSDFDKMEPAQIQAEMMKHQTGPVFGFVKLRLGVQRTPDEVSVTAMKWSKVSKTGGLEVKFMGVDLGTVMFTMEAGQDRDQLKEFILEQPDAYEVKIGDYIYRRPGDPPLEEVIEKLQSEKGDSPNSEHEKDEL, encoded by the exons ATGACTAACCAAATCACTAACAGACTCTCTCTATTCATCTTCCTCACTATACTTGTCACTCATTACTCAATCATCCCATTTCCCAGATTCGCCAATGCCGGAAAAATTCACATCACAGATGATCTCGATGACATTATTgacgatgaagaagatgatgattggAAGAACTGGGGCAAGAAAAAACCAAACCCATCACACGAATTTGACTTAAATCCTTCCGATTTCGATAAAATGGAACCTGCCCAGATCCAAGCTGAGATGATGAAGCATCAAACTGGTCCTGTTTTCGGGTTTGTTAAGCTCAGATTAGGCGTCCAAAGAACCCCG GATGAGGTTTCAGTGACGGCCATGAAATGGAGTAAAGTTTCGAAAACGGGAGGTTTAGAGGTGAAGTTCATGGGGGTGGATCTTGGTACAGTCATGTTTACAATGGAAGCAGGCCAAGATAGAGATCAG CTCAAGGAGTTCATACTGGAGCAGCCAGATGCATATGAAGTCAAGATTGGGGACTATATTTACCGGAGACCTGGAGATCCTCCATTGGAAGAGGTTATTGAGAAGCTACAATCAGAGAAAGGTGATAGTCCTAATAGCGAGCATGAGAAGGATGAACTGTAG